TACACCTTAATTCAAATACATTGTAAATATCCATTTTGCTTTCCCACATAATTTCACCTCCTGTGAATATTTTCACAAATATTGTACATCGAAAACAGGTTAAAGTGGTTAATTTCACATAAATTTTATGTTAATTTTTTCACGATAAATTTTCCTAAATTAGAAATGATTTTTCAAATATTCCAAACCAGCAACATTCAAAAAATTCCACGGTTTATTAAAATGCGGCTGGAAGAAAAAGTCAACAAACGCAAGTTCATCTATTCTCATCTTATTTTGAATCAAAACGGACATTGTATTCATAGATTGAGTTAAATCAATTTTCGACATTATTTGAGCACCTAATATACGTTTTGTGTTTTTATCGTAAACTACTTTAAAAAATACTTTTTCAAAATATGGCATAAATTCCGGTCTATGATTTTCCACAATGAAAATTGATCCTACATTTAAATTATTTACTCTTGCCATATGCTCTGTAATTCCAGTTGCCGCAATATTTAAATTGTATATCTTTATTCCAGATGTAGATTGAGTCCCCAAATGCATTAACCTCTTTTTCTTTAAATTATACGCAGCTATTGTTCCCATTCTAATCGCATTTGTAGCAAGAGGTATATATTCATATCTTTCCAATGGATTGTAAAATACCGCACAACAATCCCCAGCAGCAAAAACATCTTTTTCACTTGTTTGCATATGCTTATCAACAATTATTGCACCATTATCAAGCATGTTTAGTTTTCCTCTAAATAACTTTGTATTTGGTTTAAATCCCATAGAAAGAATTACCAAATCAGCCTTGTATTCACCCTTTGTAGTTATTACCTTCTCAACTTTTTCAGTTCCCTCAAATTTTATTACCCTTTCACCAAGCGCAAGTTTTATACCTTTTTCCCTTAATTTTTTCTCTGCAACATCTGTTATCTCTTCATCTAAGTATTTGGCTAAAATTCTTGTTTCAATATCTATTAAAGTTACTTTTTTACCATTTTCTCTAATTGCCTCAGCAAGTTCAACTCCAATGTATCCCGCACCAATAATTGCTACATCATTCACATTCTTTACACTTTTCACTATATCATTTGCATGATAAAAATTTTTTGAAAGCAAAATATTTTTTAAATCAATTCCCTCAATTTCAGGAATAACCGGCCATGAACCCGTAGCAATAATCAACTTATCAAATGTTTCCTCAAAAACCTTGCCACTTTTAATATCTTCAACTACCAAAGTCTTATTTTTGAAATCTACTTCTTTTACATTATGTTTCATCTTTGTTTTCACACCAAAACTTTTTAGATGCTCTGGCGATGAATAAAAAAGTTTCTTTGGCTCTTTAACTACACCTTCAACATGCAATGCAATTCCACAAGATAAAAACGAAATGGTATCATTTCTTTCATAGACCGTCACTTCTGCATCTTCATATAGATTCACCGTATTTATGGCTGCAGCAGTGCCTGCATGAGTACACCCTATAATTGCAACTTTCATTTATATCCCTCCTTGTGATTTTTTTATCAACCAGTTTTATTATAACATATTCTTACCAAAGTAAATTAATTATACCTTACAAACTTTTTAATAACTAACTATTTGACAAAAAAAGCTTCGGCACATGCCGAAGCTAATGAGCAATTATAAATCTACTTTTGGGATAATTTTTTCAATCTTTCCGGATTCATATAGTTTAAACAACAGCCGCTTCCAAACATTTTCACTTCTTTATCCTTTTCCAATTCAACTATCTTGTCATAGATATCGCACTTATTATCATCTGTTAAATATTCACATTGCTTCTTTTTACTATTCCATTTTCCATAATAACAAGGTGTTATCTTACAACAATATCCACATTGTACACATTCTGGACAATTCGTCTTTTTTCTTACACTTTCAACAAATTCGTCTAAACTTTCAAACTCTTCGTTAAAATCTTCAAAAAACAAATTAATCCCCTTCCAAAGTTTTTAATCTATCTTCGACAAAATCTACAATCTCTCCAATATACTCTTCTGAAAAATCTAATTTTATACCTGCAACTTCATAGACCTTATCAATTGGTACTTTATATCCAACCTTTAAAAAGTTGTGATAACTCTCTATAGCTTTTTCTGAGTTTTCGACGTAATTTCTATATATTGACAATGCTCCAAGTTGTGCAATTCCATATTCTATATAGTAGAAAGGTACTTCAAATATATGCAATTGGAATAACCATCTGTATTTCTTTTCAAGTTCAAGATTTGTCCAATCCACTCCTTGATTAAATCTATCCATCAATTTTCCAAAATATTCTGCTCTTTCTTCAGCAGAGTGCCCTGGATTGCTGTAGATCCACTGTTGAAATGCATCAACTGTCATACACCAAGGCAGGAATAAAATAGCACTTTCAAGCTCTTCTATCATTGCCTTTTTTAACTCTTCATTATCTTTATAATACTCATTCCAATGGTGCATAGTTAACAATTCCATACTCATCGAAGCAAGTTCTGCTATTTCCATACGATTTGGTCTATAATATGTAACAGGTATGTCTACCGTTTCAAAGGTATGCATAGCATGTCCTGATTCATGCAGCAAGGTCCTTACATCCCCACTCTGTCCCGTTGCGTTCATAAAAATAAACGGTGCACCTGTTTCCGGCAATGGATAGTTGTATCCACCTGGTGCCTTTCCCTTTCTATTTTCAAGGTCAAGCAATCCAGTGTTTTTCATCATTTCTAACCTTTCACCAAAAAGTGGTTTAACTTTTCCAAGTACTTTTATCGCCTTTTCAACAAATTCATCTACCGTTTTATACGGTTTAAGTACTTTTCCATCAACATCAACAGCTGTATCCCACGGTCTTAATGTATCAACTCCTAATTTTTTCGCACGTTTTTGCATTCTTTTTCTAAAAAATGGCATAACTTTCTTTTCCACTGCCTCGTGAAATTTGTAAACATCTTCTACCGTATATTCAAATCTTCCTTTTGCTTTATGCATATAATCTCTATAATTTTCAAAACCTGCATTTTTTGCTTGCTTTATTCTAATTTCTTTTAACTCATCAAAAAGGTTATCAAGCTCTTCTCTTTTTTCTAACAATCCTTCATACCTTTTTCTCCATGCTTCCTCCCTTATTACCCTATCAGGTGATTTTAAATATGGTATAAGTTGTTGGAGGGTCTTTTCCTCGCCCCTAAAATTTACAGTTATAGAACCAAAGATAGCACCATATTTATTTGAAAGTTTTCTTTCTTCTACCTGTAAAGGTATATTTTCTTCTCTAAATAATTCAATGTTATTTGAAATTATATTCAGCATATGTACATATTCTCTTGAAAATTCTACTTTACTATCATATATCTTTTTTTCAAGTTTTATATAATAGGGTTTTAATTTTGAAACAACGTTTTGAAAATAGTCGTTAAATTTTTCGGCATATTCCTTTTTATCCGAAAACCTCGTCATGTTAATATATCTCCAACCCATTTCCTCAGATACAATATCGGAAAGTTCTGTAAATTTTTCTACTAACTTTACAACTTCCTCTTCCGTTTCAACTTTCTCTTCAAGCAGACTATTTAAAATCTCAATAATCTTACTGGCATCTGTTGAATCTAGCCCCATAAAATACTTTCTTTTCTTTTTTTCAATCTTTTTGTCAGTAAATATCATCACATTTACCCCCTTTTTTCTGCACAATTGTTTTTTTCCAATCTGAAAATTTAACAAAAAGATATGCCAAAATCATTGCTGCCACATTACTAATTATCATAGCAAAAAACAATCCTGTAAAGCCAAAAGTAGAGGAAAAAATTGCTATTAACGGCACCCTAATTCCCCATAATCTTGTTATATCAACTATCATTGACAATTCCGTTCTTCCAGCACCCACAAGTGTGTTGATAAAAACAGACATAGAAGTAAAAAACGGCAAAGAGAAAGAAACGTATTTAAAGAATATATATCCCACTCTTATGACCTCTTGATCATTTATAAAAAACCTGGTAAGTTCTCCACCAAAGAAAAAGGTCAAAGTACTTAAGGAAAATACGATTAAAAAATTTGAAATAAACGCAACTTTTACCGTTTTTTCAGCACTTTTCAAATCTCCCGCACCTAAAAATTGCCCCACCATAGTGGTAACAGAATTACCAATACCAAATGATATCATCGTAATAAAGTTTATAATTCTATTTCCCACACCATATGCACTAACAACTGTAGGGCCAAAACTAGAAACGAACCTCATTATAACCACAAATCCCAAAGAAGTTATAGACATACTCAAAGAACTTGGTAGTCCAATACGAAATACCTTTTTTACCAATGAAAAATCCGGTTTTAAATCTTCAAAACCTATCTTAAACCCTCTTTTCCCTGCAAATAAGTGTTCAATTGAAATTACAGCTGCAACAACTCTTGCAATTGTTGTAGCCCAAGCTGCACCAATTACCCCCATTTTTGGAATAAACCAAAAACCAAAAATAAATATTGGATCCAAAATTATATTAACCACAGTTGAAATAAACATCAATTTCATTGTAAATTTTGAATCTCCCCAACCTCTTAAAATAGAAGAAATTGAGTTAAAGATAAAACCAAATGGCAACCCTATCATTATTATGTTAAAATAATTAACCGCATAATTTATTACTTCTTTACTATTTTCACCAGCAATTAAAGTAATTACATGACGTGAAATTATAATAGCTATTATCGCTAAAGAAATACCCAAAAGTGTGGAAATTACAACAGTTTGACCTGCAGCTTTTCTTGCAGCCTTCTTATTTGAAGCTCCTGTAAATTGTGCCACTAACGTTACTCCAGCTTGTGCAAAACCTATAGAAAGTGAAATAAAAACAAATATAAGTGGCCATACTATTGTAGGAGCAGAAAACTCTATCTTTCCCAGCTTTCCCAAAAAATAAGCATCAACTGCATTGTAAAATGTCTGCATTAAATTTGATATAACTAAAGGCCAACTCAGCAAAAAAAGCGATTTTATTATACTTTGCTTGAATAAATCAACCCTATTTTTCAAAAATTCCCCCTCCAATTATTCGCTATGCTAATTATAACATATTTCAACCAAAAACAATATATTTCGCAAAGCGAATATTTTATGATATAATTTTTTCGTAAGGAGGTGAAAGATATGAATTACAGAAAAGTGGGAAAATGGGGATTAAAGATAAGTGAAGTTTCACTTGGATCATGGCTCACTTTCGGAAATCAACTAGACATTCAAAAAGCCAAAGAAATAGTAAGAGAAGCTTTCAAAAATGGAATAAACTTCTTTGACACGGCAGAAGCATACGCAAATGGTATGGCTGAATCCATGTTAGGTGAAGTCTTAAAGGAATTCAAAAGAAGTGACATTGTGGTTTCCACGAAAATATTTTGGGGTGGAAACGGACCAAATGACAGAGGGCTTTCAAGAAAACACATTTTAGAAGGAACATTTGCTTCACTTAAAAGGTTACAACTAGACTACGTTGACATTGTCTACTGCCACCGCCCTGATCCAGAAACACCTATTGAAGAGACCGTTCTTGCAATGGATTATTTAGTGAGAAACGGTTATGCACTCTATTGGGGTACTTCCGAATGGAGTGGGGACCAACTTGAAAAAGCCCACATAGCATGCAAAGAATTAAACTGCATACCACCTATTGTAGAACAACCGCAATACAACATGCTTGTAAGGGACAGGGTAGAAAAAGAATATCAACCTATATACGAAAAATACGGCATGGGGTTAACAATTTGGAGTCCTCTTGCTTCTGGGATTCTAACTGGAAAATATAACAACGGCATCCCAGAAGATTCAAGACTTGCAAGATTTCCAAACCTAAAAAAACACCTTGAAGAAAACGGTATATTAACGGAAAAAACATTTGAAAAACTACAAAAATTACAAAAAATTGCAGATGAATTGAATGCAAAGCTCTCGCAACTTGCCATCGCATGGTGTTTGTTGAATCCAAATGTAAGTAGTGTTATCCTGGGGGTATCAAAGATTGAACAATTACATGAGAATCTTAAAGCAATAGAAATTAAGGAAAAAATAACAGAGGATATAGAAAAAGAAATAAGAAAAATTTTGGAGGAATGATATGATGTTAAACAAATATGCAAAAGTTGCACTTCAAATTGGACTTAATCTTCAAGAAGGACAAATTTTATTTATAAAAGCACCGCTTGATGCAAGAGAATTTGTAGAAGAAGTAGTAAATGAAGCCTTTAATCTAGGTGCACATGATGTATACGTAAGATGGAATGATGAAGTAGTCACAAAATATCGTTTAAAAAATGCACCTATTGATGCGTTAAAAGAATATCCAAAATGGGAAATAATGGCCTCTCAATATTTACTTGATAAAAAGGGAGCGATGTTGAGTATAACTGGTGCAGATCCAGACGCATTAAAAGACGTTCCACCTGAAAGAATAGGTATTTACACAAAAACGGTAAACATCGCAAATAAAGAAATCATGAAAAGAATGATGTCTAATGAAATTTCTTGGTGTGTTGTTGCATACCCTTCAAAAAAATGGGCAAAAAAGGTATTAGGTGAAGAAAACACGGAAAAACTTCTTGAATACATTTTAAAAGCCAGTAGAATAGAAGGAAATCCCGTTGAAAACTGGAAAAAACACATAGAAAAATTAACACACATTACAAAATATCTAAATGAAAAACAATTCGACTATTTAATATACGAAGGTCCTGGTACAAATCTACAAGTTGGTCTTCCCAAAGAGCACATTTGGATATCAGGAAGCCAAAAAAACAAACAAGATATCGTTTTTGTTCCAAATATTCCAACAGAAGAGGTATTTACAGCCCCACATAAAGATAAAATAAACGGTGTGGTTTCAAATAGTTTGCCACTAGTATATGGCGGAAACATTATAGACAAATTTACACTTACCTTTAAAGACGGAAAAATAATAAATTACGATGCAAAAATAGGCAAAGATATACTAGAAACCATTTTAAACACAGATGAAGGTGCAAGAAGATTAGGTGAAGTTGCACTTGTATCCGTTGAATCCCCCATTTATCAGATGAAAAAAATCTTCTACAACACGCTATTTGATGAAAATGCAGCTTCACACTTTGCATTTGGTAGAGCATACCCAAGTTGTGTAAAAAACGGGGAAAAATTATCAGAAAAACAATTAAAAGAAGTTGGACTTAATAGTAGTCTTACACATGTTGACTTCATGATAGGCAATGAAAAAATGAACGTTTGGGGAGTTAAAGGCACGGAAAAAGTCCAAATAATGAAAAATGGTTTATTTACAATACCAAACTTATAACTACAGACAAAACAAACCATGCCAATGGAACAAATATGTGGTTGTTATATATAGAATATCCATACGACGCACGTATCCCATCTACCAAATAGGTAGATGGGATTATTTTTGAAATGGTTGAAATGAATTTTACGTTATCTACATTAAAATAAAAACCGCCTACGAACATAAATACCTGAAAAAATATGTTACCTAATACAATTGTTGTTTCTGGATTTTTGAACATCTTTGAAAGCATATAACCAAAGGAAAGAAAAACCATACTTCCAAACAAAACGTAAAACCATACGTTGTAATTAAAAATATTCACTCCATATACAAAATAATCAAAAATGGAGAATATTACACACGATAATAGAATTTGTAAAAAGGCTACCATAGTAAAAGTAAGGTAAAACCTGTTATAAGGTGTAACAGATAACCTCTTTAAGACACCTCTTCGCTCATAGAAAGAAATATTAGTTAAATATCCAAAAAAAACAACAGACATAATGTTCATAACTAAAATAGCCCCATATAGAAATTCTTGGTATCTTATATTTTTGTTTTTCTCTATTATCTTAATTGGAATATCTCTTCCCATTAAATAATTAACCTTTGAAAATGCACTTATAAAAACATCTTTGGCAATCTTTGAATCTAATTTTCCAGGAATATAGTAAACATCTACTTCAAGTGGCTCAAAAAGCTTTGTTTTCGATAAAAAAAGTGCCTTTTGAAACTTTTGATCAAAATTTTCTTCCAAAACTACAACTATATCAAGGTTCTTTTCGATAAATTGCTCTATTTTTTCTATTTTTACAATATTAAAATAGTCCTTAAAAACATCTAATACACTCGAGTTACCAATAACACCTATTTTAAAACGTATCCTTTTTTCTAAATTTCCAAAAATAGAAGTCAAAAGTAAAGTAAGCAAAATGGGAAATAATACAAACCAAAAAGTCGCCTCTTTACTTCTTAAAAACTCTATTTTCAAAAGCGCTTTAAACATATTAATCCCTCAATTCCTTTCCAGTAAGCTTTAAGAATACATCTTCAAGTGTTGGATGTCGCACAATGAATTTTTCTACGCCATCGTTTAAAAGTTTATTTATCACTTCACTCATATTTTTAGTCTCAATTATAGTTTTCCCTTCCACCACTTTTCCAAAGTTGTATTCTCCATCTACTTCAACAATTGTACTTAACCCTGAATGTTTGATCAATTCATCTGGACTACCTTCAGCTATAATTAATCCGTTATCTATAATACACACTTTATTAGATAATGTTTGCGCTTCTTCCATATAATGCGTCGTTAAAAAGATAGTTTTACCACCCCTCTTAAATTCTCTTATAATATCCCAAATATGTCTTCGAGATTGTGGATCTAACCCCGTAGTTGGTTCATCCAAAAACAAAATTTCAGGATCATTAATAAAAGATAATCCAAAGCTAAGCCTTTGAAATTGTCCACCAGAAAGTGTCTTAACCCTTTCATTTTTCTTCTCAACAAGTCCAATCATCTCTAACACTTTTTTAGGGTCGTATCCTTTTTTGTAAAAACTTCTAAAAAGTTTTAGCGTTTCATACACGGTAAGTTCTCTAAAAAGTTCTGTTTTTTGAAGAAGTACCCCTATTCTTTCCTTTATTTTCTTATCAATATCATCTACTTTTTGGCCAAAAAAATATATTTCACCTGAAGTCTTCTTTCTAAGTCCCACTAATATTTCCAAAGTTGTAGTCTTTCCAGCACCATTTGGGCCTAAAAACGAAAATATAATTCCCCTTTCTATGGAAAAACTTATTCCCTTAAGTGCTTCAAAATCTCCATATTTCTTTTTTAAATTAACCACTTTTATCATTATTTCACCTACTCTTCTGGTGCAAAAAGAATTTTTCCACCAAAATACAATAAAACAACCCCAAAAATTATTAAAGATATATTTTGTAGTAAAAATTTCCCAAAAGAATCCTGCTTAAATATAGAATGCTTAAAATTATCAAATATATACATTATGGGTAAAAAATAAGTAATGTTTTTTAAAAATTTTGGAAGAAAATCTATGGGAAAGTATATTCCAGAAAAAAATATAAAAATGGTATACAAAAATTGCGCAACAGAATTTGCAAATTTTTCAAACAAAATACTCAAAAGTATTCCAATACCCAGCATCCCCAAGACAGCCGAAATAAATGAAAACGCAAAAAATAGATAATCAACCTTTAAGTTTATATTGAAAAGAAAAATTCCAACAAGTCTTACAACAACAAAAGAAATTAGACTTACTATAAATTGAGAAAGAGAAAACGAAAGTACAAACAAAAATGCACTTAGAGGTAATACTCTAAATCTCCTTATTATTCCAATTTTTCTATATCTTTCAAATAAATTTATGGCTGAAAACATACCAATTGAAACCAATGACAAAACAAAAGAACCCAAGTAAATACTTTCTTTTTCATTTAAAACTTTATAATCTAAAATCCTTTCGTTTATTTTTACAATTTCTCTGAAATCAATAGTATCTACTTTACGTTTCAAGCCATCGATCCACAAGTCAACGGTATAATCGTTATAATTTTTGTAAACTACAATTTTTTTGCTTTCTACAAATGCCGATGCTGCGTAATTATATCTATCCTTCATCAACGCATTTTTATTACCATAGTACTTTCCAGGTATATCCAAAGGCTTATCACTAAAGTATGCAAATGAAACTTCTTTTTCATTCGAAAAAACTTGAGCAAACATTATAAAAAACACAACTGGTAAAAGAATCCCAAAGAAAAAAGATATCTTATTTCTAAAAGATTCTAAAAACAACGCTTTTATAAGATTAATCATTTGAAAATACCTCAACAAAAATTTCGTGATCTTCTTTGTCAATGTTTACAATCCTTATTTCGTCAAGACAAGTGTTATTCTTCGTAAACTTTTCTATACTTTCTTTAAAAATTTCCGCACACCTTTTCACTGGAAAACCATATATACCACTGCTAATTGCGGGAAATGCTATGGTTTTTACCCCAAGTTCACACGCTTTTTTTAAAGCACTTAAAATTGCACTTTTCAATTTTTCTTCTTCTTTATTTTTTCCACCATGCCAAATTGGCCCTACTGCGTGGATTATATATTTTGCTTCTAAATTTCCCGCAAAGGTCACCGCTACATCACCTGTATTCACAGGCCCATATTTTTGAACATATTCATCGCTTTCTTTTTGTATTGAATAACCTCCTTTTTTCAAAATTGCACCAGCAACCCCTCCACCATGTTTCAACCAAGCATTTGCTGCATTAACAATTACATCAACTTTTTCCTTTGTAATATCCCCATTTATCAATTTTACCAAAACATTATTAACCTTCACTTCCATATCTTTTCACCCCTTTCCACAGCTTGTCAACTATCTCTTTAAACCGCTTTTCTTTTCCAATAGACTTTGGTGTGTAAAAAATACTATCTGAAATTTTATCTGGAAGGTAAGATCTCTTAATAAATCCCCCATAATAATGTGGATTTTTATAACCACTTTTTTCCACGTTGAGTAAATTAAATGGAACTTTTAAATCAGGTGTTTTTTTAGCTAGTTCCATAGCTTTTGAAATAGCAATAGTTGATGAATTACTTTTTGGCGCTAAGGAAAGATAAATTACACATTCTGAAAGGTTTAAAACACACTCTGGAAGTCCCACTAATTCCACGGCTTGCGCCGTAGCGGTAGCAATTAAAATGGCCATAGGATCTGCAAGACCTATATCTTCACTTGCAAGTATAACTAATCTCCTTGCTATGAATCGAGGATCCTCACCACCTTCAAGCATACGAGCCATGTAATATAAAGCAGCATCTGGATCACTACCTCTTATACTCTTAATAAATGCAGATGCAAGGTTATAATGTTCTTTTTTTGTATAAAACTTTTTTCCCTCTCCACTATAAATTTTTATTATTTCCTCATCAACAACGTCTTTTTCTAAAGAAAGTGCTATTTCACTTAATACATCGTATAAATTTATGGCAAAGCGTGCATCGCCTGCTGAATTTTTTACTATAAATTCCATTACTTCCTCTTCTACACTAACCTTTTTTTTATTTATGGCACGTTCAATTATCTTCTTTAAATCAGATTCGCTCAACCTTTTAAAAGCAATTACCTTTACTCTGGATAAAAGGGCAGGGTTAATCATTTTAAATGGATTTTCAGTAGTTGCCCCAATAAAGATGTAACTTCCCTTTTCTATACCAGGTAAAAAGATATCCTGTTGTTTCTTATTAAACCTATGTATTTCATCTACAAAAAGCAGTATTTTTTTGACATCTTTTACCTTTTCTGCGTAATCCAAAATCTTCTTTATATCCAACGTTGAAGTTATCGCAGCATTAAAATGATAGATTTCGTAATCAGTATGTTTTTTTATAACATCTAATGTAGAAGTTTTACCACACCCTGGTGGACCATAAAAAATAGAGGAAAATAAATTGTTCCTTTCAATGGCAATCTTTAATATACCAGCTTTTCCAAACAAATGGTTTTGCCCAACTATATCCCCCAAACTTTTAGGCCTTAAAATTTCGTTTAAACCATTCAACTGTAAGTCTCAACCCCTTTTCAATATCAACTGTAGGTTTCCATCTTAATTCTTCAAGTGCCTTTGTATAACACAATACACTTTTTCTAATGTCCCCCTTTCTTGGTGGACCGTAAATGGGATCTTTTTCATACTTTATAATCTTTTTTAAGTACCCAAAAAGTTGATTAACACTTGTTTCAACGGAAGTTCCTATGTTTATTTCAAGACCGTTTCCTGCTTTTACTGCACGTAAATTGGCAT
Above is a window of Thermosipho affectus DNA encoding:
- a CDS encoding replication-associated recombination protein A; its protein translation is MNGLNEILRPKSLGDIVGQNHLFGKAGILKIAIERNNLFSSIFYGPPGCGKTSTLDVIKKHTDYEIYHFNAAITSTLDIKKILDYAEKVKDVKKILLFVDEIHRFNKKQQDIFLPGIEKGSYIFIGATTENPFKMINPALLSRVKVIAFKRLSESDLKKIIERAINKKKVSVEEEVMEFIVKNSAGDARFAINLYDVLSEIALSLEKDVVDEEIIKIYSGEGKKFYTKKEHYNLASAFIKSIRGSDPDAALYYMARMLEGGEDPRFIARRLVILASEDIGLADPMAILIATATAQAVELVGLPECVLNLSECVIYLSLAPKSNSSTIAISKAMELAKKTPDLKVPFNLLNVEKSGYKNPHYYGGFIKRSYLPDKISDSIFYTPKSIGKEKRFKEIVDKLWKGVKRYGSEG